In one window of Methanolobus mangrovi DNA:
- a CDS encoding helix-turn-helix transcriptional regulator, translating to MKSKGLLSILTFSEKRKDILFLLEEKPCTLSDIKDYFNVSSPEISPRIKEMVNYNLIEKTDKHYQITPIGRAMIKHFRPFLEIIETIEKNESFWEEHYLGDIPQGMLDNLMDLKNCEVVSDSIENIYESHKTFTENIFKSSFLKGVSSIFIPTYPDFVVGVAEKNVPTSLILTEKVFSKVRDEHREKLEFYLNAPHTELFVIDDVKIAFVVTDVFFSMSLFFNPDTYDPRDDLVGYDRSSLKWGSDLFDHYKGLSRQVTSI from the coding sequence GTGAAATCAAAAGGGCTTCTAAGTATACTGACCTTTTCAGAAAAAAGGAAAGATATATTGTTTTTGCTTGAGGAAAAACCCTGTACGTTATCCGACATAAAAGATTATTTCAATGTCTCTTCTCCTGAGATATCTCCCAGAATAAAAGAGATGGTGAATTATAATCTGATAGAGAAAACTGATAAACATTATCAGATAACTCCTATCGGAAGGGCTATGATCAAGCACTTCAGACCATTTCTGGAAATAATTGAGACCATAGAAAAAAACGAATCGTTCTGGGAAGAACATTATCTTGGTGATATTCCTCAGGGTATGCTTGATAATCTCATGGACCTGAAGAACTGTGAAGTGGTATCGGATAGTATTGAAAACATTTACGAATCTCACAAGACTTTCACCGAGAATATTTTCAAATCCTCTTTCCTCAAAGGTGTTTCTTCCATATTTATTCCCACATATCCAGATTTTGTAGTCGGGGTAGCTGAAAAGAATGTGCCTACATCTTTGATCCTGACTGAAAAGGTTTTTTCCAAAGTACGGGATGAGCATCGCGAGAAACTTGAGTTCTATTTGAATGCCCCTCATACTGAATTATTTGTGATCGATGATGTCAAGATCGCATTTGTGGTCACTGATGTTTTCTTTTCAATGTCCCTTTTCTTCAATCCGGATACATATGACCCGCGGGATGATCTTGTAGGCTATGATAGATCCTCCCTCAAATGGGGAAGCGACCTTTTCGACCATTACAAAGGATTATCCCGCCAGGTCACTTCAATTTGA
- a CDS encoding UbiA family prenyltransferase, translating to MSSNCTISLPGQSAKKYEYKYSELGSDLAPTINLLKSSVLVSFSGALRIHIAFLLMHISSVFFNCLAGGLIIYAVYTLDRAMDAEEDMANRPELKGASKKTALIVSLICFLIGAAILTANGLIIIAFLPLVTGYLYSKGIKIGKVNLKLKGGMGMKNLVVGITWGAFIAGIAGIYAATIVAPLIVFLYFGMKLFINSTIYDFKDIKGDTLAGIKTIPVVLGEKRAKILLFSLHLFSHAILLMAIITGMVAFEPIILVYSFSIGLLYIKNFAEPVEIETKDRLTKRLFMIDGESTSIVGLRTIFTGLFA from the coding sequence ATGAGTTCGAATTGCACTATTAGTCTTCCAGGCCAGTCAGCAAAGAAATACGAATATAAATACAGTGAACTAGGTAGCGATCTTGCACCAACGATCAATCTCTTAAAGAGTTCTGTACTCGTTTCATTCTCAGGTGCCCTCAGAATACACATAGCATTCCTCCTGATGCATATTAGCTCTGTGTTTTTCAACTGTCTGGCAGGCGGATTGATCATTTATGCAGTCTACACCCTTGACCGGGCAATGGATGCCGAAGAGGATATGGCCAACAGACCTGAATTAAAAGGAGCGTCGAAGAAAACAGCCCTAATTGTTTCACTTATCTGTTTTTTAATAGGTGCTGCTATCCTTACTGCAAATGGATTAATTATTATAGCTTTTCTTCCGCTGGTAACCGGTTACCTCTACAGCAAGGGTATTAAAATAGGAAAAGTCAATCTGAAGCTCAAGGGCGGCATGGGCATGAAGAACCTCGTAGTTGGAATTACATGGGGGGCCTTTATCGCAGGAATTGCCGGTATTTATGCTGCCACCATTGTTGCGCCACTAATTGTTTTCCTGTATTTTGGCATGAAACTGTTTATAAATTCCACAATATATGATTTTAAAGACATTAAAGGAGACACATTAGCAGGCATAAAGACAATACCCGTAGTACTGGGGGAAAAGAGAGCCAAGATCCTTCTATTCAGTTTGCACCTGTTTTCACACGCAATACTATTGATGGCCATAATTACAGGAATGGTAGCTTTTGAGCCGATAATATTAGTTTACAGCTTTAGCATCGGACTACTATATATCAAAAACTTCGCCGAACCTGTTGAAATAGAAACAAAGGACAGACTTACAAAGAGGCTGTTCATGATAGACGGCGAATCAACCTCAATTGTCGGACTAAGAACTATTTTTACCGGGCTCTTTGCCTGA
- a CDS encoding PhoU domain-containing protein, whose amino-acid sequence METRKVQQTGGSTYIISLPKTWADKVGIKTGSRVSLLPQPDGKLVLDPIHDAPPVRKIQIDVTGRMGDALIRDMIAAYLAGSDIIEVKADRILAEQKNVIRSMCYKLIGPEIIEETAKKVVIQDLLNPDEISIKKSVRRMYLISNSMHMDAIKAIKTLDTDLALDVDQRDDDVDRLFLLIAKQFRSILRGARLPDAAETSIDEYHDLRMAAGPIERIADHARKIAKITMMLDAPIPDDIMEMIEMTSEISRKVVEDAIDALYNFDVELANQVIDRVTRMSPLINKLNESILKINSYGSVVALGTVVDSIDRTGDYGSNIAEIAINCAMSRVL is encoded by the coding sequence ATAGAAACCAGAAAAGTTCAGCAAACAGGTGGTTCAACTTACATAATATCACTTCCGAAAACCTGGGCAGACAAGGTTGGAATCAAAACAGGTAGCAGGGTTAGTTTACTACCGCAGCCGGATGGTAAATTAGTCCTTGATCCGATACATGATGCTCCACCGGTCAGGAAGATTCAGATAGACGTTACCGGGAGAATGGGTGACGCCCTTATAAGGGACATGATAGCTGCATACCTCGCAGGTTCTGATATTATAGAAGTAAAGGCTGACAGGATACTCGCCGAACAGAAGAATGTTATCCGTAGCATGTGTTACAAGCTGATCGGACCTGAAATTATAGAAGAAACTGCAAAAAAGGTAGTTATCCAGGATCTTCTGAACCCCGATGAGATCTCGATCAAAAAGAGTGTCAGAAGGATGTATCTTATCTCCAATTCCATGCATATGGATGCTATAAAGGCGATTAAGACTCTTGATACTGATCTTGCTCTGGATGTTGACCAAAGGGATGATGATGTAGACAGGTTGTTCCTGCTGATTGCAAAACAGTTCCGTTCCATATTGCGTGGAGCAAGGTTGCCTGATGCAGCTGAAACCTCTATAGATGAGTATCATGACCTGAGAATGGCAGCAGGCCCTATCGAGCGTATAGCGGACCACGCACGCAAAATAGCAAAGATTACAATGATGCTGGATGCGCCAATCCCTGATGATATCATGGAAATGATAGAAATGACATCTGAGATATCAAGAAAAGTGGTAGAGGATGCAATAGATGCCCTATACAATTTCGATGTCGAGCTTGCTAATCAGGTAATTGACAGAGTTACCCGAATGTCTCCTCTGATCAATAAACTCAATGAGTCAATTTTGAAAATTAATTCTTATGGATCAGTCGTTGCTCTTGGTACTGTAGTAGATAGTATTGACCGAACAGGTGACTACGGTTCCAATATTGCAGAGATTGCAATAAATTGTGCAATGTCAAGGGTTCTATGA
- a CDS encoding Era-like GTP-binding protein, with translation MGVIRKFKKNFADIFKKMFKKQNARIGIYGPPNAGKTTLANRILRDWTGDAMGSVSHIAHETRRARRREGVTIKTNGSSISLDIIDTPGLATKIDFHEFMEQGMDEAESKRRAKEATEGVIEAVKWLENLDGVILVMDATEDPFTQVNVTVIGNMEARNLPLLIVANKVDLAEASPSTIRDAFPQHPMVSISALEGKNIDTFYEELAKRFG, from the coding sequence ATGGGCGTAATCAGGAAATTCAAAAAGAATTTTGCAGACATTTTTAAGAAAATGTTTAAAAAACAGAATGCTCGCATAGGAATATACGGACCGCCAAATGCTGGGAAGACCACTCTTGCTAACCGGATATTAAGGGACTGGACAGGCGATGCAATGGGGTCTGTTTCACATATTGCTCACGAAACAAGGCGGGCAAGACGCAGGGAAGGCGTAACGATCAAGACCAATGGAAGTTCCATTTCTCTTGATATTATCGACACACCGGGACTTGCCACAAAGATCGATTTCCATGAATTCATGGAGCAGGGCATGGATGAAGCCGAGTCCAAAAGACGTGCAAAAGAAGCTACCGAAGGTGTTATCGAAGCTGTAAAGTGGCTTGAGAACCTTGATGGTGTCATTCTTGTAATGGATGCCACAGAGGATCCGTTTACTCAGGTAAACGTAACTGTCATAGGTAATATGGAAGCCAGAAACCTTCCCCTTCTAATAGTTGCCAACAAGGTTGATCTTGCAGAGGCCTCCCCTTCAACTATAAGGGACGCTTTCCCACAGCATCCGATGGTTTCTATTTCAGCCCTGGAAGGAAAGAACATAGATACGTTCTATGAAGAGCTTGCAAAGAGGTTCGGGTGA
- a CDS encoding DUF2073 domain-containing protein — MQGFQMDLVSEHRLSEMTPVEKVRFIIDEVKSGKILVLEKGLSPEEEASLIEMTMTLIEPDGFSGIEMESYPSEVDTSFIGKLLKKNTLKSRLTVIGPADQLKTLKRDRNMISALISTSK; from the coding sequence ATGCAGGGCTTCCAGATGGATCTTGTATCAGAGCACAGGTTGTCTGAAATGACGCCGGTGGAAAAGGTCAGGTTTATTATTGATGAAGTAAAAAGCGGAAAGATACTGGTTCTTGAAAAAGGCCTGAGTCCTGAAGAGGAAGCAAGCCTGATCGAGATGACAATGACCCTTATCGAACCTGATGGTTTTTCAGGCATAGAAATGGAAAGCTATCCGTCAGAAGTGGACACTTCATTTATAGGGAAACTTCTTAAAAAGAACACTCTAAAATCAAGGCTTACGGTTATAGGACCTGCGGATCAGCTAAAGACTCTCAAAAGGGACCGCAATATGATCAGTGCTCTTATTTCCACAAGTAAATAA
- the hxlB gene encoding 6-phospho-3-hexuloisomerase, which yields MKEIHLNECEYLTSSILLMAEHLENLADKLDKDSVKKMLEDLMGAKRVFVMGAGRSGLVGRAFAMRLMHLGLTSHVVGETTTPAVSKDDVVIAISGSGQTRSVANLGKVAKDIGAKLVTITSNADSTLGELSDTVIVLPGRTKDDVGGYMERHMRGEYTYLTPLGTSFETSASVFLDGVIAELIFITGASEEDLKSRHTNIE from the coding sequence ATGAAAGAAATCCATTTAAACGAATGTGAATATTTAACTTCTTCTATTTTATTAATGGCTGAACACCTTGAGAATTTAGCTGATAAGCTTGACAAAGATTCTGTTAAAAAGATGCTTGAAGACCTGATGGGTGCAAAGAGGGTCTTTGTGATGGGGGCCGGGCGTTCCGGACTTGTCGGAAGAGCATTTGCAATGAGACTTATGCACCTTGGCCTTACATCACATGTTGTAGGCGAGACCACCACTCCTGCTGTAAGCAAGGATGATGTGGTCATTGCGATTTCCGGATCCGGACAGACACGCTCTGTTGCAAATCTTGGAAAAGTTGCCAAAGATATAGGTGCTAAACTTGTAACTATCACTTCCAATGCAGATTCAACATTAGGGGAGCTTTCAGATACTGTAATAGTTCTCCCGGGCAGAACAAAGGATGATGTTGGGGGCTATATGGAACGCCACATGCGTGGTGAATACACTTATCTCACCCCACTGGGTACTTCTTTTGAAACCTCCGCAAGTGTATTTCTTGATGGAGTAATCGCAGAGCTGATCTTCATCACCGGTGCTTCAGAAGAAGATCTGAAATCCAGACACACAAATATTGAATAA
- a CDS encoding pyridoxal phosphate-dependent aminotransferase, giving the protein MPESKFAQRVLDIDISGIRKMFEGAGPNSINLGIGQPDFDTPQHIKQAAIDAINEGFTGYTAGPGILELRQALVSKFKNENKLDVSPDEIIVTSGASEALELAIASLVGPGDEVLIANPGFVSYNSLVSLMGGRVVPLHLADDLTVSPEDVVEKISPKTKGIIINSPANPTGAVQSKSDMKAFAQIADDHGITLISDEVYEHFIYEGEHVSPAQFSDNVITINAVSKTFSMTGWRIGYVAARKEYTEQMIKVHQYVQACANSIAQKAALAAIAGPMDSVFAMRDEFKARRDMLVEGLNSIGLNCASPKGAFYAFPEVPEGSTSGDIASKLVSNGVVVVPGTAFGDRGEGHIRLSYASSMDNLKNALNIMEKVL; this is encoded by the coding sequence ATGCCTGAATCGAAGTTCGCACAGAGAGTTTTAGATATAGACATTTCCGGGATCAGGAAGATGTTTGAGGGAGCAGGCCCAAACTCCATTAATCTTGGTATCGGCCAGCCTGATTTTGATACTCCGCAGCATATCAAACAGGCTGCGATAGATGCTATTAACGAAGGGTTCACAGGTTATACGGCTGGCCCCGGTATCCTGGAACTTCGTCAGGCTTTAGTTTCCAAATTCAAAAATGAGAATAAACTCGATGTTTCTCCAGATGAGATCATTGTAACTTCAGGTGCATCAGAAGCACTTGAGCTTGCAATAGCCTCTCTTGTAGGCCCCGGGGATGAAGTACTGATTGCAAACCCCGGTTTTGTATCTTATAACTCCCTTGTGAGTTTGATGGGTGGCCGAGTAGTTCCTCTGCACCTTGCAGATGATCTCACTGTAAGCCCTGAAGATGTCGTAGAGAAGATATCTCCAAAGACTAAGGGAATTATCATAAATTCTCCTGCAAATCCCACAGGTGCCGTCCAGAGTAAAAGTGACATGAAGGCATTTGCCCAGATAGCAGATGATCATGGAATTACCCTGATATCCGATGAGGTTTATGAGCATTTCATCTATGAGGGAGAACATGTAAGTCCTGCTCAGTTCTCTGATAATGTAATCACGATAAACGCAGTATCCAAGACATTTTCCATGACCGGATGGAGAATTGGATATGTTGCCGCGAGAAAGGAATACACTGAGCAAATGATCAAGGTTCACCAGTATGTACAGGCATGTGCCAATTCTATTGCACAGAAAGCTGCACTTGCAGCCATTGCAGGCCCCATGGATTCAGTATTTGCAATGCGTGATGAGTTCAAAGCCCGCAGGGATATGCTTGTAGAAGGTCTGAACTCAATTGGTTTGAATTGTGCTTCCCCAAAAGGTGCATTCTATGCTTTCCCTGAAGTGCCCGAAGGTTCAACCTCAGGAGATATTGCATCAAAACTGGTATCCAATGGCGTTGTAGTTGTGCCGGGAACTGCCTTTGGTGACCGTGGTGAAGGACATATACGCCTTTCCTATGCATCATCCATGGACAATCTGAAAAATGCACTGAATATAATGGAAAAAGTTTTGTGA
- a CDS encoding NOG1 family protein — MIFEKINTVPTADELLDKSFRRATRAMSGKTISGRKTAIEANESMMLTAANILTDNLKNIVRRFPTFENLQPFYYELADVMVGVDDMRKSLSRLDWASAKIHEIAREYVGKIRKSRDPPLVRKQCFGRVSSIIYSIEKDLLFLNEARNKLRKLPSVHDEPTIVVAGYPNIGKSSFVTKVTGATPEIAPYPFTTKGVSIGHFFVGNDRYQVLDTPGLLDRPMSDRNEIELQAITALKNLDAVVLFIIDATETCGYEVEDQKRMLEEVRSEFKLPVLVVANKADLPQFMELDFVDMKMSTATNEGVSEVTSTLIEMVKKEIEEKERIKAEKVEKIGTDDL, encoded by the coding sequence ATGATATTTGAAAAAATAAATACCGTCCCTACGGCTGATGAATTACTGGACAAATCATTCAGAAGGGCAACCAGGGCAATGTCAGGAAAAACCATCAGTGGAAGAAAAACTGCTATTGAGGCAAATGAGTCCATGATGCTGACAGCAGCGAACATACTTACAGATAATCTCAAGAACATTGTCAGAAGATTCCCAACTTTTGAAAATCTACAACCTTTTTACTATGAACTGGCAGATGTCATGGTAGGCGTAGATGACATGAGAAAATCCCTGAGCAGACTGGACTGGGCCAGCGCAAAGATACACGAGATAGCAAGGGAGTATGTGGGAAAAATAAGAAAGTCCAGAGATCCACCCCTCGTGAGGAAACAATGTTTCGGGCGAGTTTCATCAATAATATATTCTATTGAAAAGGACCTGTTGTTCCTTAATGAGGCACGAAACAAGCTTCGAAAGCTCCCCTCAGTTCATGATGAACCAACCATTGTAGTTGCAGGATACCCAAACATAGGAAAATCCAGTTTTGTTACAAAGGTTACAGGAGCAACACCTGAGATAGCGCCTTATCCATTTACCACAAAAGGAGTTTCTATCGGACATTTCTTTGTTGGTAATGACAGGTATCAGGTACTGGACACGCCAGGACTTCTTGACAGGCCGATGTCAGATCGAAATGAGATCGAATTGCAGGCAATTACAGCATTAAAGAATCTGGATGCAGTAGTCCTCTTCATAATTGATGCAACTGAAACATGCGGATACGAGGTAGAAGACCAGAAACGCATGCTTGAGGAAGTCCGCAGTGAATTCAAATTACCAGTGCTTGTTGTTGCAAATAAGGCAGATCTGCCGCAATTCATGGAGCTTGATTTCGTAGATATGAAAATGTCCACTGCAACAAATGAAGGTGTCAGTGAAGTAACTTCAACTCTGATCGAGATGGTTAAAAAAGAGATTGAAGAGAAAGAGAGAATTAAAGCAGAAAAAGTAGAGAAGATTGGGACAGATGACCTATAA
- a CDS encoding CBS domain-containing protein, whose translation MELTPIQKDILIALINLQREKDRAVKGEEIAELISRNPGTVRNQMQSLKVLGLVEGVPGPKGGYKATGEAYEALSITAMDHEAAVPIYRNENLVEGATVAQISFTTVRHPDLCHGMIKVLGNIKGFEQGDRVQMGPTPVNKLIVRGEIVGRDDTQNTLVFSISEMISLPKKPVKNYARLNMISISGNASIQETARLLVDHSIHGAPVIDDDEILGVVTFTDIGDAVASGKMTAKVKDIMTRDLITVDSETSLYNAVKVFDKHDIGFLLVSFDGKPKGILSKKDVFHELIVY comes from the coding sequence GTGGAACTGACTCCTATTCAGAAAGATATTCTTATCGCATTGATCAATCTACAGAGAGAAAAAGATCGTGCTGTCAAAGGCGAAGAAATTGCAGAGCTTATCAGCCGTAACCCTGGAACTGTCCGGAATCAGATGCAATCTTTGAAAGTCCTTGGCCTTGTTGAAGGTGTTCCTGGTCCGAAAGGGGGATACAAAGCAACAGGTGAGGCTTATGAAGCTTTAAGCATCACTGCAATGGATCACGAGGCAGCAGTCCCCATCTACAGAAATGAAAACCTTGTTGAAGGAGCAACAGTAGCTCAAATAAGTTTTACTACAGTAAGGCACCCGGACCTTTGTCATGGTATGATCAAGGTTCTTGGTAATATCAAGGGATTTGAACAGGGCGACCGTGTACAGATGGGTCCTACCCCTGTGAACAAACTGATAGTCCGTGGGGAGATCGTTGGAAGGGATGATACCCAGAACACGCTTGTCTTCTCTATAAGTGAGATGATATCCCTGCCAAAGAAACCTGTTAAAAACTATGCCCGTTTGAATATGATATCAATAAGCGGAAATGCATCAATTCAGGAAACTGCACGTCTGCTTGTAGATCACAGCATACATGGGGCACCTGTAATTGATGACGATGAAATACTTGGTGTTGTCACTTTCACAGACATAGGCGATGCTGTAGCAAGTGGAAAAATGACTGCTAAGGTCAAGGACATAATGACCCGTGACCTTATTACGGTGGATTCGGAAACATCCCTTTATAATGCTGTAAAGGTTTTTGACAAGCACGACATCGGCTTTTTGCTGGTTTCGTTTGATGGCAAGCCAAAAGGAATTCTATCCAAAAAGGATGTTTTCCACGAACTGATAGTTTATTAA
- the hisE gene encoding phosphoribosyl-ATP diphosphatase: MPDTDLSILDELYGIIMDRKENPVENSYVCSLLNHRKGIDKILEKVGEESIETILAVKSGKREEIIYESSDLLFHLMVMFVAEGITLEEITTELQKRRK, translated from the coding sequence ATGCCAGATACTGACCTCTCAATACTTGACGAACTGTACGGGATAATAATGGACAGGAAAGAGAATCCTGTTGAGAACTCATATGTATGCTCTCTACTTAATCACAGGAAAGGTATTGACAAAATACTGGAGAAAGTAGGGGAAGAGTCAATTGAAACCATACTTGCCGTGAAAAGCGGAAAAAGAGAAGAAATCATATACGAATCATCAGACCTTCTTTTTCACCTTATGGTAATGTTTGTGGCAGAGGGAATAACCCTCGAAGAGATTACCACAGAACTTCAGAAAAGAAGAAAATAG
- a CDS encoding 3-isopropylmalate dehydratase large subunit, whose translation MSTNNEPMTISEKIFSKAAGKTVKAGEFVLANIDRAMTHDITGPLAVEGFYEIMRDKEEKKVWDPSKIVILFDHQVPADSLNAAQNHIMLRKFAKEQGIINYDVYEGVCHQVMPEKGHVKPGDLVVGSDSHTCAYGSLGAFSTGIGSTDMAAVFASGKLWFKVPETIRFEVEGKLPKHVYSKDVILHLIGDVGAEGARYKAAEYAGSTIRSMSMSERMTISNMAIEMGGKAGIIEADEVTEKYLKERIPGYEFDPYWASDEGAACELHKYDVSNLEPQVACPHNVDNVKPVTEVEGTKVDQIFVGSCTNGRFEDIEVVAKMMGDEPVAKGVRLLIIPASRTEYMKVLRAGYIEQFMEAGAMVESPCCGPCMGGSFGLLGDGEVGLATSNRNFKGREGSPQSFVYLSSPATAAASALTGEITDPRKI comes from the coding sequence ATGTCCACTAACAATGAACCTATGACGATCTCTGAGAAGATCTTTTCAAAGGCTGCCGGAAAGACGGTAAAAGCCGGAGAATTCGTACTGGCAAATATAGACAGGGCAATGACCCACGATATCACAGGACCTCTTGCGGTAGAAGGATTCTACGAGATCATGAGGGATAAGGAAGAGAAGAAGGTCTGGGACCCAAGCAAGATAGTGATCCTTTTTGACCACCAGGTTCCTGCGGACTCACTCAATGCTGCACAGAACCACATAATGCTCAGGAAGTTCGCAAAGGAACAGGGCATCATCAACTATGACGTTTACGAAGGTGTCTGCCACCAGGTAATGCCTGAAAAGGGACACGTAAAGCCAGGAGACCTTGTAGTTGGCTCAGACTCCCACACCTGCGCCTATGGCTCACTTGGTGCTTTCTCAACAGGTATCGGTTCAACCGACATGGCGGCAGTCTTTGCATCAGGAAAGCTCTGGTTCAAAGTACCTGAAACCATCAGGTTCGAAGTCGAAGGAAAACTTCCAAAGCATGTCTATTCAAAAGATGTAATTCTCCACCTCATCGGAGATGTAGGTGCAGAAGGTGCAAGATACAAGGCAGCAGAGTATGCAGGATCAACTATAAGATCAATGTCAATGTCCGAACGCATGACCATTTCCAACATGGCTATTGAAATGGGTGGCAAAGCAGGCATCATTGAAGCTGATGAGGTCACAGAAAAGTACCTCAAAGAGCGCATACCTGGCTATGAGTTCGACCCTTACTGGGCATCCGATGAGGGAGCAGCATGTGAACTTCATAAGTACGATGTCAGCAACCTTGAGCCACAGGTCGCATGTCCACACAACGTAGACAACGTCAAACCTGTAACAGAAGTAGAAGGAACAAAGGTTGACCAGATATTCGTAGGCTCCTGTACCAACGGAAGATTTGAGGATATAGAGGTTGTCGCCAAGATGATGGGTGATGAACCTGTTGCAAAGGGTGTAAGACTTCTTATTATCCCTGCATCCAGAACAGAATACATGAAAGTGCTCAGAGCAGGTTATATCGAGCAGTTCATGGAAGCCGGAGCAATGGTGGAGTCACCATGTTGTGGTCCATGCATGGGCGGTTCTTTCGGACTGCTGGGTGACGGAGAAGTAGGACTTGCAACATCCAACCGTAATTTCAAGGGACGTGAGGGAAGTCCGCAATCATTCGTGTACCTGAGTTCCCCTGCAACCGCAGCAGCATCCGCACTCACTGGAGAGATAACAGATCCGAGGAAGATCTGA
- a CDS encoding YkgJ family cysteine cluster protein, protein MNITLRRLLIRELEEELEAAKKIDAERLAEEIQRTGFNCLMCGKCCRREFGDNRVALMPEEISRIHDGSSLTLEDIAEPFNIEAESPEEEYLLQKETDMVDEEGNIHTFGWMLQRKKNRDCIFIPDERTDNRCSIYELRPHLCSTYPFYMEGLKLRISECEGLGKVIGLQESRELAGKVLNRYVCELQDTILTYKNYNGFITGGKGQLIAELNLKQGYLNYIVHNSEGTCKITKRI, encoded by the coding sequence ATGAATATCACATTAAGAAGACTGCTTATCCGTGAACTTGAAGAGGAGCTTGAGGCTGCAAAAAAAATAGATGCGGAGAGGCTTGCAGAGGAAATACAGAGAACAGGATTCAATTGCCTTATGTGCGGAAAGTGCTGCCGCCGGGAATTTGGTGATAACCGTGTTGCACTGATGCCAGAGGAGATCAGCAGGATCCATGATGGCAGCAGTCTCACATTAGAAGACATAGCAGAGCCTTTTAACATAGAAGCAGAATCACCTGAAGAGGAGTATTTGCTTCAGAAAGAAACGGACATGGTGGATGAAGAAGGCAACATCCACACATTTGGCTGGATGCTTCAGCGAAAAAAGAACAGGGATTGCATATTTATTCCTGATGAAAGAACGGACAACAGATGCAGCATATATGAACTGCGTCCACACCTGTGCAGCACATACCCATTTTACATGGAAGGGCTCAAGCTCAGAATATCCGAATGTGAGGGACTTGGAAAGGTGATCGGATTGCAGGAAAGCAGGGAACTTGCAGGAAAGGTACTCAATAGATATGTATGTGAACTTCAGGATACCATCCTCACCTATAAGAACTATAATGGATTCATAACTGGTGGAAAAGGCCAGTTAATAGCGGAGTTGAACCTGAAGCAAGGCTACTTAAATTACATCGTCCATAATAGTGAGGGAACTTGTAAGATCACAAAAAGAATCTGA